In the Candidatus Woesearchaeota archaeon genome, one interval contains:
- the rpl40e gene encoding 50S ribosomal protein L40e (contains a zinc-finger motif) produces MAKFPEAEARKFKNMYVCRKCKAKRRAPTLKVLAGKVTCRKCGYDILRPVRRK; encoded by the coding sequence ATGGCAAAATTCCCCGAGGCTGAAGCAAGAAAATTCAAGAACATGTACGTCTGCAGAAAGTGCAAGGCCAAGCGACGAGCGCCCACCCTCAAAGTCCTCGCCGGCAAAGTCACTTGCAGAAAGTGCGGGTACGACATCCTCCGCCCCGTCAGGCGAAAGTAA
- a CDS encoding M48 family peptidase, protein MTSPKTQQENVSNKAYRAYKDLLPNHKERRITLTYSGRFKHYNANVSMRGDEIHFKLSKEWEGVAEEIQTGLIQHLLCKLFRVNKTTTEISLYNTFLKQMSRLAPSKQADPLLTHVFEELNQEYFAGMMEKPNLVFGKPSLTTLGHYHYASDTVTISSALKNEPSLLRYVLYHELLHKKHTFTVKGTKTHHHTKAFREDEKKFKDNEAEKKLEAFLRKQKQARNTRTRKKAKPSFWQRLLR, encoded by the coding sequence ATGACGTCTCCCAAAACACAACAAGAAAACGTGTCGAACAAGGCGTACCGAGCATACAAGGATCTTTTGCCGAATCACAAGGAACGAAGAATAACACTCACGTATTCAGGAAGGTTCAAACACTACAACGCCAATGTTTCCATGAGGGGTGACGAGATCCACTTCAAACTCTCTAAAGAATGGGAAGGCGTCGCAGAAGAAATTCAAACAGGCCTCATCCAACACCTCCTCTGCAAACTCTTTCGAGTAAACAAAACCACCACGGAAATAAGCCTCTACAACACATTCCTCAAACAAATGAGCCGGCTCGCGCCGAGCAAGCAAGCAGACCCGCTCCTTACCCACGTATTTGAGGAACTCAACCAAGAGTACTTCGCGGGAATGATGGAGAAGCCAAACCTCGTTTTCGGCAAGCCCTCACTCACCACCCTCGGCCACTACCACTACGCATCTGACACCGTCACCATATCCTCAGCACTCAAAAATGAGCCAAGCCTTCTTCGCTACGTTCTCTACCACGAACTCTTACACAAGAAACACACCTTCACAGTCAAGGGAACAAAAACCCACCATCACACGAAAGCGTTTCGCGAAGACGAAAAAAAATTCAAAGATAACGAAGCAGAAAAAAAACTCGAAGCATTTCTCAGAAAACAAAAACAAGCAAGAAACACGCGAACACGAAAAAAAGCAAAACCTTCTTTTTGGCAACGTCTTCTACGCTAG
- a CDS encoding TrmJ/YjtD family RNA methyltransferase produces the protein MTNLKTTIILARTLHSANIGAVARVMKNFDVDQLVLLNPRCAIDAEARKLAKHAEDLLEGTRVVHALPPFDLLVATTARQGTDYNLPRTALTPRSLGRKLAAARGNVGILFGPEDAGLTNEELKAANVTVTIPSSSTYASLNLAQSVTVILYELFLALHNPPSSPFTLATNEQQSKMKLLFDEVLETVQFDTPEKKETQRLLWRNITGRSMLTKREAQALLGLLKKLIGRR, from the coding sequence ATGACCAATCTCAAGACAACAATTATTCTTGCCAGAACACTTCATAGCGCGAACATAGGTGCTGTCGCGAGGGTTATGAAGAATTTTGACGTCGACCAACTCGTCCTCCTCAACCCGCGGTGCGCTATCGACGCAGAAGCGCGAAAACTTGCAAAACACGCAGAAGACTTGCTTGAAGGAACCCGCGTTGTGCACGCCCTCCCGCCGTTTGACCTGCTTGTAGCCACGACAGCAAGACAAGGGACGGACTACAACCTCCCTCGCACAGCCCTCACGCCGCGAAGCCTAGGAAGGAAGCTAGCCGCCGCACGCGGCAACGTCGGCATTCTTTTCGGACCCGAAGACGCGGGCTTAACCAACGAAGAACTCAAGGCAGCGAACGTCACAGTCACCATACCTTCTTCGAGCACGTACGCCTCCCTCAACCTCGCCCAGAGCGTTACCGTCATCCTCTACGAACTTTTCTTAGCACTCCACAACCCTCCTTCCTCACCCTTCACCCTCGCAACAAATGAGCAGCAATCAAAAATGAAACTGTTGTTTGACGAGGTTTTGGAAACCGTGCAGTTTGACACCCCCGAAAAAAAAGAGACCCAGCGCCTTCTCTGGCGCAACATAACAGGAAGAAGCATGCTCACGAAGCGAGAAGCCCAAGCACTTCTCGGCCTTCTCAAAAAACTTATCGGAAGACGATAA
- the prf1 gene encoding peptide chain release factor 1 — protein sequence MAEHPTAEKVTAQQRFKLRQFIKDLEGKRGRHTELVTVYVPAGYDLNKIIQHLSQEQGTATNIKSAQTRNNVITALEKLIQHLRLYPKTPPHGLAAFSGNVAEREGQQDFQVWSIEPPLAIKQRIYRCDKTFQLDILRDMCEEKALYGLVVLDRRDAAIAYLKGKTIIPLKKTHSEVPGKFRAGGQSAPRFARLREGAIKDHFKKIAEYMKEEFLGNKDLKGIIIGGPGVTVNDFLNKDYLTGDLKKLIIGTKDLSYTGDFGLNELLDKSQDLLAEEEIAEEKKLMQRFFKELSKDSGLASYGKDEVRRHLNMGAVDILLLSEALDDEEAKAFEEEAEKLGTNVQIISTESREGAQLKEIGGVAAILRYAAM from the coding sequence ATGGCAGAGCATCCAACCGCAGAAAAAGTCACCGCGCAACAGCGCTTCAAACTCAGGCAGTTTATAAAGGATCTTGAAGGGAAACGTGGGAGGCACACAGAACTCGTGACGGTCTACGTCCCCGCAGGGTACGACCTCAACAAAATAATCCAGCACCTCAGCCAAGAACAAGGCACCGCGACCAACATCAAGTCAGCCCAGACACGCAACAACGTCATCACCGCCCTCGAAAAACTCATCCAACACTTGCGCCTCTACCCCAAAACCCCGCCACACGGCCTTGCAGCATTCTCAGGAAACGTTGCGGAACGTGAAGGACAGCAAGACTTTCAAGTCTGGAGCATTGAGCCGCCCCTCGCCATCAAACAACGCATTTACCGCTGTGACAAGACATTCCAGCTCGACATTCTTCGTGACATGTGCGAAGAGAAAGCCCTCTACGGCCTCGTCGTTCTCGACAGACGAGACGCGGCCATTGCCTACCTCAAAGGAAAAACCATCATCCCTCTCAAAAAAACCCACTCAGAGGTCCCTGGCAAATTCCGGGCAGGAGGCCAAAGCGCACCTCGATTCGCACGCCTCAGAGAAGGCGCCATTAAGGACCACTTCAAAAAAATAGCCGAGTACATGAAAGAAGAATTTCTCGGCAACAAAGACCTCAAGGGCATCATCATTGGCGGCCCCGGCGTCACTGTGAATGACTTTCTCAACAAGGACTACCTCACTGGCGACCTTAAAAAATTAATCATCGGAACGAAGGACCTCAGCTACACCGGCGACTTTGGACTCAATGAACTGCTAGACAAAAGCCAAGACCTCCTCGCCGAAGAAGAAATAGCAGAAGAAAAAAAACTTATGCAACGGTTCTTCAAAGAACTCAGCAAGGACTCAGGCCTTGCCTCGTACGGGAAAGACGAGGTTCGCCGCCACCTCAACATGGGCGCCGTGGACATTCTCCTCCTCTCAGAAGCCCTCGACGACGAGGAAGCAAAAGCCTTTGAAGAAGAAGCAGAAAAACTCGGTACAAACGTTCAAATTATTAGTACGGAGAGCCGGGAAGGCGCCCAGCTCAAAGAAATAGGTGGCGTCGCAGCGATTCTTCGCTATGCAGCAATGTAA
- a CDS encoding translation initiation factor IF-5A, producing MSEIQHKSVGSLQKGNYVVIDGVACTVTDTQTSRPGKHGHAKVRLEAVGLIDKKKRQIVMPGHDKIEVPVIDKRTAQVLSITGDTANVMDTETYETFDLEIPDDLKGKLTEGATVLYWVILSDRIMKQIKAEA from the coding sequence ATGTCAGAAATTCAGCACAAGAGCGTTGGAAGCCTTCAAAAAGGAAATTACGTGGTCATTGACGGAGTCGCTTGTACGGTTACGGACACGCAGACCTCCCGCCCAGGCAAGCACGGCCACGCTAAAGTCCGCCTTGAAGCAGTCGGGCTCATCGACAAGAAAAAACGCCAAATCGTGATGCCGGGCCACGACAAGATAGAAGTCCCCGTCATTGACAAACGCACAGCCCAAGTCCTGAGCATCACCGGCGATACCGCCAACGTCATGGATACGGAAACATATGAAACGTTCGACTTGGAAATTCCTGACGACCTCAAAGGAAAACTCACCGAAGGAGCAACCGTCCTCTACTGGGTCATCCTCTCCGACCGCATCATGAAGCAAATCAAAGCTGAAGCGTAA